A window of Pedobacter lusitanus contains these coding sequences:
- a CDS encoding response regulator transcription factor, with protein sequence MKLLIVEDEPNVVSVLKRGLSSEGFELSFAPDGFIALEMVAAHSFSLIILDIMLPGINGLDLCKQIKKNHPQTPIIMLTALGSTENIVTGLDNGADDYLVKPFKIAELSARIRMLLRRYAGFQQADEIITIGDLHINISAKTVIRAQKEIILTATEYRLLQFFARNKNKTLSRIDILENVWDIDFNMGTNVVDVYVNYLRKKIDKGFSVPLLHTVVGLGYLLKEKSI encoded by the coding sequence ATGAAACTCCTTATTGTTGAAGACGAACCAAATGTGGTGTCAGTTTTGAAAAGAGGTTTAAGCAGTGAAGGTTTTGAGTTAAGTTTTGCACCCGACGGATTTATTGCTCTGGAAATGGTTGCAGCACATTCTTTCTCCCTGATTATTCTTGATATCATGCTTCCGGGAATTAATGGACTGGACTTATGTAAACAAATCAAAAAGAATCATCCGCAAACTCCAATTATTATGCTTACCGCACTCGGGAGTACTGAAAACATAGTGACCGGATTGGATAACGGAGCGGATGATTATCTGGTAAAGCCTTTCAAAATCGCTGAACTCAGTGCCAGAATCCGCATGTTATTGAGAAGATATGCTGGTTTCCAACAGGCGGACGAAATCATTACTATTGGTGATTTACATATCAATATCTCAGCAAAAACAGTTATCAGGGCACAAAAAGAAATTATCCTTACAGCCACTGAATATCGTCTGCTTCAATTTTTTGCCCGCAATAAGAACAAAACCCTGTCCAGGATTGATATCCTTGAAAATGTCTGGGATATTGATTTCAATATGGGAACCAATGTAGTTGATGTTTATGTAAATTACCTGAGAAAGAAAATAGACAAGGGTTTTAGTGTGCCGCTGCTTCATACCGTGGTTGGGCTGGGCTACCTGCTAAAAGAAAAATCAATATAA
- a CDS encoding HAMP domain-containing sensor histidine kinase, giving the protein MSLNTRITFLFAILSAIIISLLSGFVWYFANEFAFEDFYKRLEARINIASQIKVATGTNTAEYREARQKYLERLPQENEHVFLADKPNKIAFDKRVHLPASFYKNIESGLIARYRNDNTFYAGKYLKEGSNGYIVIISAKDPYGYRELKDLQRILFAGFFLSVALSYFVGRKFSDFTFKPIRALIKQAKGISAENLHQRLPQIKSNDEIAEISQTFNDMLDRLETAFETQNNFISNASHELRTPLTVISGEAELAVFRSSNADPELQKSIATIQTEAERLENILTSLLSLAQSGFDGEKQRWEEIRLDELIWDVKASIDLVNPDNQIQIDLSKLPENPESINLHGNLNLIKLAVTNIVNNACKYSDNRVVELGLSVTRTNIVISVKDQGIGIPEDELQHVFEPFFRASNTTRYNGYGVGLPLSLNIIRLHKGSIAIKTVQESGTEMSILLPRSH; this is encoded by the coding sequence ATGAGTTTAAATACCCGTATCACCTTCTTATTTGCCATTTTATCTGCAATCATTATCTCCTTATTGAGCGGATTTGTCTGGTATTTTGCAAATGAGTTTGCTTTTGAGGATTTCTACAAAAGACTGGAAGCAAGGATTAATATTGCCAGTCAGATCAAAGTTGCTACCGGAACTAATACCGCTGAATACCGGGAAGCAAGACAAAAATACCTGGAACGGCTGCCTCAGGAAAATGAACATGTTTTCTTAGCCGATAAACCTAATAAGATAGCGTTTGACAAAAGAGTGCATCTGCCTGCCAGCTTTTATAAGAATATTGAATCCGGTCTGATTGCCCGATACAGAAATGACAATACCTTTTATGCGGGTAAATATTTAAAAGAAGGATCGAATGGTTATATCGTTATTATTTCTGCCAAAGATCCTTATGGATACAGAGAACTAAAGGATTTACAGCGAATCTTATTTGCAGGTTTCTTTCTTTCTGTTGCTTTGTCCTATTTTGTAGGAAGAAAATTCTCTGATTTTACTTTTAAACCGATCAGAGCCTTAATTAAACAGGCAAAAGGAATCAGTGCGGAGAATCTCCATCAGCGCCTGCCACAGATCAAAAGTAATGACGAAATTGCAGAGATATCCCAGACCTTTAATGATATGCTGGACAGACTGGAAACTGCATTTGAAACACAGAATAATTTTATCAGCAATGCTTCTCATGAACTTAGAACTCCTTTAACGGTAATCAGCGGGGAAGCGGAACTAGCTGTTTTCAGATCTTCGAATGCTGATCCCGAACTTCAGAAATCCATAGCAACTATTCAAACTGAAGCGGAACGGCTGGAAAACATACTCACCAGTTTACTCAGTTTAGCACAATCCGGGTTTGACGGAGAAAAGCAACGCTGGGAAGAAATACGTCTGGATGAACTGATCTGGGATGTAAAAGCATCAATTGACCTGGTGAACCCGGACAACCAGATTCAGATAGATCTTTCCAAACTTCCGGAAAACCCTGAAAGTATTAACCTTCATGGTAATTTAAACCTGATTAAGCTTGCAGTAACCAATATTGTAAATAATGCGTGTAAATATTCTGACAACCGCGTTGTTGAACTGGGCTTATCGGTAACCCGTACTAATATCGTCATCAGTGTAAAGGATCAGGGTATCGGAATTCCGGAAGATGAACTGCAGCATGTATTTGAACCCTTTTTCCGCGCTTCTAACACGACACGCTATAATGGTTATGGTGTAGGGCTGCCGCTATCCTTAAATATCATCCGTCTCCATAAGGGTAGTATTGCAATCAAAACCGTTCAGGAATCAGGTACTGAAATGAGTATTTTATTACCCCGCTCTCATTAA
- a CDS encoding OmpH family outer membrane protein, whose product MNRTSFKLSTLATAVALVSVMASCQNKDNKTATDTAVKTDVAATAVKANEPIVYVNSDSLLTKYQYFKDLKTKLDAKSKAAQTDLAAKTQAFQREVAQYQQTQNTLPADQRATTEQRLARKQQELQAYQQNAGAALQNEQGAEQEKLYNKIADYLKVYAKGKGYKMVLTYQKGNSAILFADPSLDVTSEVITGLNDGYKADKK is encoded by the coding sequence ATGAACAGAACATCCTTCAAACTAAGCACACTGGCTACCGCTGTAGCATTAGTTTCAGTAATGGCTTCATGCCAGAATAAAGACAACAAAACTGCGACTGATACTGCGGTAAAAACTGACGTTGCTGCAACAGCAGTTAAAGCTAACGAGCCTATCGTTTATGTAAATTCGGATTCTTTATTAACCAAATACCAGTACTTCAAAGATCTTAAGACTAAATTAGATGCTAAATCTAAAGCTGCTCAAACTGATCTTGCTGCTAAAACACAGGCTTTTCAACGTGAGGTTGCACAATATCAGCAAACTCAAAACACTTTACCTGCTGATCAGAGAGCTACAACTGAACAAAGATTAGCGCGTAAACAACAGGAATTACAAGCCTATCAGCAAAATGCTGGTGCAGCTTTACAGAATGAGCAAGGTGCAGAACAGGAAAAATTATATAACAAAATTGCTGATTACCTGAAAGTATATGCTAAAGGTAAAGGTTACAAAATGGTATTGACTTACCAGAAAGGCAACAGCGCAATTTTATTCGCTGATCCTTCTCTGGACGTTACAAGTGAAGTTATCACCGGTCTTAACGATGGTTATAAAGCCGACAAAAAATAA
- a CDS encoding 2,3,4,5-tetrahydropyridine-2,6-dicarboxylate N-succinyltransferase yields MIKELKKLIEAAWEDRTLLEYTEYCEAIETVVMQLDKGELRVAEPILNSWGINEWIKKAVILYFPIREMKEIEVGPFVFHDKMKLKTNYKELGVRVVPGASARYGSYLCKGVILMPSYVNIGAYIDGGTMVDTWATVGSCAQIGKHVHLSGGVGIGGVLEPIQAAPVIIEDDCFIGSRAIVVEGVRVEREAVLGANVVLTASTKIIDVTGSSPVEYKGIVPARSVVIPGSYTKKFPAGEYQVPCALIIGKRKESTDKKTSLNDALRENNVAV; encoded by the coding sequence ATGATAAAAGAGTTGAAAAAGTTAATTGAGGCTGCCTGGGAAGACAGAACTTTATTAGAGTATACTGAATATTGTGAAGCGATCGAGACTGTTGTTATGCAACTTGATAAAGGTGAACTCCGTGTTGCAGAACCAATTCTAAATTCATGGGGTATCAATGAATGGATAAAGAAAGCTGTTATCCTTTATTTCCCTATCAGAGAAATGAAAGAAATTGAAGTTGGTCCATTTGTATTTCATGATAAAATGAAATTAAAAACCAATTACAAGGAACTAGGTGTAAGAGTTGTTCCTGGTGCAAGTGCACGTTATGGATCATACTTATGTAAAGGTGTAATTTTAATGCCTTCTTATGTGAACATCGGTGCTTATATAGATGGTGGTACAATGGTTGATACCTGGGCTACCGTGGGTTCTTGTGCACAAATCGGAAAACATGTACACTTAAGTGGTGGTGTTGGTATTGGTGGTGTATTAGAGCCGATTCAGGCTGCTCCGGTTATCATTGAAGACGATTGTTTCATTGGTTCAAGAGCTATCGTAGTAGAAGGTGTTCGTGTAGAACGTGAGGCCGTTTTAGGTGCAAACGTAGTATTAACAGCTTCAACTAAGATTATTGACGTTACAGGAAGCAGTCCTGTTGAATATAAAGGTATTGTTCCGGCAAGATCAGTAGTGATTCCAGGAAGTTATACTAAAAAATTCCCTGCAGGTGAATATCAGGTTCCATGTGCACTGATCATCGGAAAACGTAAAGAGTCTACAGATAAAAAGACTTCACTCAATGATGCATTAAGAGAAAATAACGTAGCAGTTTAA
- a CDS encoding bestrophin family protein: MLLKKNVPLTYIFGKIAKDLIWVTLYAVGIVVLYENFHFTRISIPIAVPALLGTVISLLLAFRSNQAYDRWWEARILWGAIVNDSRSLTRQILYFIDDPYYSAEIQLFKERFVKRQIAWAYGLSQSLRNTSPMLGLDKFMKPDELEFISRYKNVPMSILELHARDIKMAVKEGWINTYQQVQIDTTLSNLCDRMGGSERIKNTVFPVTYSKYINMTIYLFIIMLPFGLIEFFGYIEVPVVIAIAAAFLLIEKMAIHLQDPFENKPTDTPTTTISKTIERDLSQMLNDAHYHEDKMAAEPVHNSKTYYIL, encoded by the coding sequence ATGTTATTAAAGAAAAACGTTCCGCTTACCTACATCTTTGGCAAAATAGCTAAAGATCTTATTTGGGTAACACTATATGCTGTTGGTATTGTAGTTCTCTATGAAAACTTTCATTTCACCAGGATCTCAATTCCAATTGCCGTTCCTGCACTTTTAGGTACTGTAATTTCACTTTTACTTGCTTTTCGGTCTAACCAGGCTTATGATCGCTGGTGGGAAGCCCGTATTCTATGGGGTGCAATTGTAAATGATTCGAGGTCTTTAACAAGACAGATCCTGTACTTTATTGATGATCCATATTATTCAGCAGAAATACAACTATTTAAGGAGCGCTTTGTCAAAAGACAAATTGCCTGGGCTTATGGGTTAAGTCAGTCACTTAGAAACACCAGCCCTATGCTTGGACTTGATAAGTTTATGAAACCTGATGAACTGGAATTTATCAGCAGATATAAAAATGTACCGATGTCTATCCTCGAGCTTCATGCCAGGGATATCAAAATGGCAGTAAAAGAGGGATGGATTAATACTTATCAGCAGGTACAGATTGATACTACCTTATCAAATCTGTGTGACCGTATGGGTGGTTCTGAGAGAATTAAGAACACTGTATTTCCTGTAACTTACAGTAAGTATATCAATATGACGATCTATCTTTTTATTATCATGCTGCCTTTCGGACTGATTGAGTTTTTCGGATATATTGAAGTACCGGTAGTCATTGCCATTGCAGCAGCCTTTTTATTAATTGAAAAGATGGCCATTCATCTGCAGGATCCTTTTGAAAACAAACCAACGGATACACCGACTACTACTATTTCAAAAACCATAGAGCGTGATTTATCACAGATGTTGAATGATGCACATTATCATGAAGACAAAATGGCTGCGGAGCCAGTACACAATTCGAAAACCTATTATATATTATAA
- a CDS encoding RNA-binding S4 domain-containing protein: MAEQEKLRIDKYLWAIRLFKTRTLATEACKAGRVKFNGQNVKASVVVKPGDVYQVSKGIEKKVIEVVELLYTRVESKIAVTKYKDITPLEETQGYKSMFHSPVLIRDRGAGRPTKRDRREIDDLTGSLFEDDKKDD, translated from the coding sequence ATGGCAGAGCAGGAAAAATTAAGGATAGATAAATACTTGTGGGCAATAAGATTGTTTAAAACAAGAACTTTAGCGACTGAAGCTTGTAAAGCTGGCCGCGTTAAATTTAATGGTCAGAATGTGAAGGCTTCTGTAGTTGTAAAGCCAGGTGATGTTTACCAGGTATCTAAAGGAATCGAGAAAAAAGTAATTGAGGTAGTTGAGCTCTTGTATACCAGAGTAGAGTCGAAGATCGCGGTTACCAAATATAAAGATATTACTCCCCTTGAAGAGACTCAGGGTTACAAGTCAATGTTTCATTCACCGGTTTTAATACGGGACAGAGGAGCGGGCAGGCCAACCAAGAGAGACCGCAGGGAAATCGATGATCTGACGGGCAGCCTTTTCGAAGATGATAAAAAAGATGATTAA
- the gyrB gene encoding DNA topoisomerase (ATP-hydrolyzing) subunit B: MSEEKDPKSNYSADNIQVLEGLEAVRKRPSMYIGDTGVKGLHHLVYEVVDNSIDEALAGHANTITVNILKDNSIRVEDNGRGIPTGIMQKEQKSALEVVMTVLHAGGKFDKDTYKVSGGLHGVGVSCVNALSTHLKAEVHREGKIWVQEYAQGKPQYEVKTVGETEKRGTVITFTPDDTIFTQTTEYRYDTLASRLRELSFLNKGISLTLTDEREVDEQGNFLSELFLSEGGLKEFVQFLDGGRPSLIAEPIYVEGLKNGIPVELALQYNDSYAENVHSYVNNINTHEGGTHIAGFRRGLTRTLKAYADKSGLLKNVKFEITGDDFREGLTAVVSVKVQEPQFEGQTKTKLGNTEVMGAVDIAVGEALGIYLEEYPKEARMIVNKVILAATARAAARKAREMVQRKSVMGGSGLPGKLADCSDSDPEKCELYLVEGDSAGGTAKQGRDRNFQAILPLKGKILNVEKAMEHKIYENDEIKNMFTALGVSIGTPEDDKALNLTKLRYHKIVIMTDADIDGSHITTLILTFFFRYMKALIEAGYVYIAAPPLYLVKKGKEQEYCWNDQQRDAAVQRLKGQGKEESVHIQRYKGLGEMNAEQLWDTTLNPANRTLMQATIENAAECDHTFSMLMGDEVAPRREFIERNAKYAKIDA; encoded by the coding sequence ATGAGCGAAGAAAAAGATCCAAAGTCAAATTATTCGGCAGATAATATACAGGTATTAGAAGGTTTAGAAGCGGTGCGTAAGCGCCCTTCAATGTATATAGGTGATACAGGTGTTAAAGGATTACACCATTTGGTTTATGAGGTAGTAGATAACTCTATCGATGAGGCTTTAGCCGGACATGCCAATACAATTACCGTAAATATTCTTAAAGATAATTCTATCAGAGTTGAGGATAACGGTCGTGGTATTCCGACAGGGATCATGCAAAAAGAACAGAAATCGGCATTAGAGGTTGTAATGACAGTATTACATGCCGGTGGTAAGTTCGATAAAGACACTTATAAAGTTTCCGGAGGTTTACACGGTGTGGGGGTAAGTTGTGTGAATGCACTATCAACACATTTGAAAGCAGAAGTACACCGTGAAGGAAAAATCTGGGTACAGGAATATGCTCAGGGTAAACCGCAGTATGAGGTTAAGACTGTTGGTGAAACTGAGAAAAGAGGTACTGTAATCACTTTTACTCCTGATGATACGATCTTTACGCAAACTACAGAATATCGTTATGATACACTGGCTTCACGTTTAAGAGAGTTATCTTTCTTAAATAAAGGAATCAGTCTGACACTGACTGACGAACGTGAAGTAGATGAGCAGGGAAATTTCCTTTCTGAGCTTTTCCTTTCTGAAGGCGGATTAAAAGAATTTGTTCAGTTTCTGGATGGGGGTCGTCCTTCATTAATTGCTGAGCCTATTTATGTAGAGGGACTTAAAAATGGTATCCCTGTAGAGCTTGCTTTGCAGTACAATGACAGTTATGCTGAAAATGTACACTCTTATGTAAATAATATTAACACCCATGAAGGTGGTACACACATTGCCGGTTTCAGAAGAGGTTTGACCCGTACTTTGAAAGCTTATGCTGATAAGTCTGGTTTATTGAAGAATGTGAAATTTGAAATTACAGGTGATGATTTTCGTGAAGGTCTTACTGCAGTAGTTTCAGTAAAAGTACAGGAGCCGCAATTTGAAGGGCAGACCAAAACCAAATTAGGTAATACTGAGGTAATGGGAGCAGTGGATATTGCAGTTGGTGAGGCATTGGGTATCTATCTGGAAGAATATCCGAAAGAGGCCAGAATGATTGTCAACAAGGTAATCCTTGCAGCAACAGCGCGTGCAGCAGCACGTAAAGCACGTGAGATGGTTCAGCGTAAGAGTGTAATGGGCGGATCTGGTTTACCAGGTAAACTTGCCGATTGCTCAGACAGTGATCCGGAAAAATGTGAGTTATATCTTGTCGAGGGAGATTCGGCGGGTGGAACTGCAAAACAAGGTCGTGACCGTAACTTCCAGGCTATTCTTCCGCTTAAAGGTAAAATCCTGAACGTGGAAAAAGCTATGGAGCATAAAATCTACGAGAACGACGAGATTAAGAATATGTTTACAGCTCTTGGCGTAAGTATAGGTACTCCTGAAGATGATAAAGCATTAAATCTGACTAAACTTCGTTATCATAAAATCGTGATCATGACGGATGCTGATATTGACGGATCACACATTACCACACTGATCCTGACATTCTTCTTCAGATATATGAAAGCATTGATTGAGGCTGGTTACGTTTATATCGCAGCGCCGCCGCTTTACCTGGTTAAAAAGGGGAAAGAGCAGGAATATTGCTGGAATGATCAGCAGCGTGATGCAGCTGTACAACGTTTAAAAGGACAGGGTAAAGAAGAAAGTGTTCATATTCAACGTTACAAAGGTTTGGGTGAGATGAACGCAGAACAACTTTGGGATACTACGCTGAATCCGGCTAACCGTACTTTAATGCAGGCTACAATTGAGAATGCTGCTGAGTGTGATCATACCTTCTCTATGTTAATGGGTGATGAAGTAGCACCAAGAAGAGAGTTTATTGAAAGAAACGCTAAATACGCGAAGATTGACGCTTAA